Proteins from one Sabethes cyaneus chromosome 2, idSabCyanKW18_F2, whole genome shotgun sequence genomic window:
- the LOC128735039 gene encoding homeobox protein PKNOX1-like produces MQENSVAAVPVAVSGATTIAAGGITGNGNQTAGGGGGGSGGGHPAASNASGTTPVASPPGGNGNGPSATSISEIDQAQFEADKRAVYKHPLFSLLALLLEKCEQATQGYIPSSNSSSPNGSTNGTSEGDSFSRDVQAFVQMLEKEKRPLLTNNSELDGLMIKALQVLRIHLLELEKVQELCRDFCTRYIACLRGKMQSENLLRSDYAMEHNNNLSNSNSPINSPEQDLSGSAQGYYQNTDYLSATDTNEYSNMQAGQFNQHQLFPAPALHQQPTMLERTPKGLHIPSSSIPHTLPATEPSHTLPCLPQELPSLGQLPSPASALLNQIGAAPHPLLEAFADEQLSALSGSGSSDELDDSELDGAGSDGLGRGKHSKRGILPKHATSVMRAWLFQHLVHPYPTEDEKRAIAAQTNLTLLQVNNWFINARRRILQPMLDQPSDSTRQSPSSPSSSQTSSTVDQSNSSVQATPSKCYWTTGAADNPQLDHFSTPPLLADIENISSNISRSMEAERMLLVAASAKLTNHAGRFFYPGQPQQLLQQQQQQLSSEDDSNPGGR; encoded by the exons ATGCAGGAAAATAGTGTCGCTGCAGTTCCGGTTGCAGTGTCCGGTGCGACCACCATTGCCGCCGGCGGCATCACGGGGAACGGCAATCAGACCGCGGGCGGTGGCGGCGGTGGGAGCGGCGGAGGTCACCCGGCTGCCAGCAACGCTTCCGGCACGACGCCAGTCGCTTCACCGCCGGGCGGCAACGGAAACGGCCCCAGCGCCACCAGCATCAGCGAGATCGATCAGGCCCAGTTCGAGGCGGACAAGCGGGCGGTGTACAA ACATCCACTGTTCTCCCTGCTGGCGCTGCTGCTAGAGAAGTGCGAGCAGGCAACCCAAGGCTACATTCCCTCCTCGAACTCATCCAGCCCGAATGGGTCCACCAATGGAACCAGCGAAGGCGACAGTTTCTCCCGGGATGTTCAG GCCTTCGTGCAAATGCTAGAGAAGGAAAAACGCCCGCTGCTTACGAATAACTCAGAACTAGACGGCCTTATGATCAAAGCATTACAAGTGCTGCGAATACATCTGCTGGAGCTGGAGAAGGTTCAGGAACTGTGCCGGGACTTTTGTACGCGATACATCGCCTGTTTGCGGGGAAAAATGCAGTCGGAAAATCTGCTGCGATCCGACTATGCCATGGAGCACAACAACAATCTGTCCAACTCGAATAGTCCGATTAATAGTCCGGAACAG GACCTGTCGGGTAGCGCTCAAGGATATTACCAAAACACCGATTATTTATCGGCAACCGATACCAATGAGTACAGCAATATGCAAG CAGGCCAATTTaatcagcatcagctgttccctgCGCCGGCACTGCATCAGCAGCCTACCATGCTGGAACGAACGCCAAAAGGACTGCACATTCCGAGCAGTAGTATTCCCCATACTTTACCCGCAACAGAACCGTCACACACATTGCCTTGCCTACCTCAAGAACTCCCTTCCCTAGGGCAGCTCCCAAGTCCTGCTTCGGCACTCCTTAATCAAATTGGCGCCGCGCCCCACCCGCTGCTGGAAGCCTTTGCCGACGAACAGCTGTCAGCCCTCAGCGGCAGCGGCAGCTCGGATGAACTGGACGATTCGGAACTGGACGGCGCGGGTAGTGACGGTTTGGGTCGCGGTAAACACTCAAAGCGAGGCATTTTGCCCAAACATGCGACCAGCGTAATGCGCGCTTGGTTATTTCAGCACCTAGTC CATCCTTATCCTACTGAGGACGAGAAACGAGCAATAGCCGCCCAAACCAATCTCACACTGCTACAA GTCAATAACTGGTTCATCAATGCCCGACGCCGCATCCTGCAACCGATGCTAGATCAACCATCCGACAGTACCC GTCAAAGTCCCTCATCGCCATCATCCTCACAAACGTCCTCCACGGTGGATCAGTCCAACAGCTCAGTTCAGGCCACCCCGAGCAAATGCTACTGGACTACTGGAGCAGCAGATAACCCTCAGCTGGATCACTTCTCGACTCCACCACTGCTGGCCGACATCGAAAACATTAGCTCCAACATCAGCCGTTCGATGGAAGCGGAGCGAATGCTGCTCGTTGCTGCATCGGCAAAATTGACCAACCATGCGGGCCGATTTTTCTATCCCGGCCAGCCCCAgcagctgctgcagcagcagcagcagcagctaagCTCAGAAGATGATTCCAATCCGGGGGGCCGCTGA
- the LOC128738901 gene encoding integrator complex subunit 14: MPTIIALDVSLSMTRPVPPGSNSSAEESLTYHQLAIQGINTILDYLGKHSRLEFVSLIIYSSLYEVVVDFTRDYESIRQALHKIEHYDKTSLENVLVAVNNMFKTHWGNHNYCQIIFITDCGVGMGSSSLKNTIINLQNYKQQSSSSGVKVPVSDNHWVGFSYPSKLTFMGLGNVNDTAFKFGTKLYQQLLDISGQNGQIYVPKLKTLSIDDPIGDDGDESNRQLSRKSIQELFERTCEQNYKQFEATLRCGGYFRLEGAITIWPAPLPYTSKDIFGAETTTLISRRLEICGYISLSDIGSPMSVSRHLILPRGDGDKRISSKDSNLTAEEKLENDIKAFYAKPDGSGGGGGGGDNDDDSGPGGDATRESVCVLLHGALKVENMAALVLLNDNWYGFIYSYADSKKKSNLMLNVLPPGNDVIPWLGDFRFLGNLDDAFPGESPSFPIKAEKRSYSQNIVVWIRQAGLQSDIQKVLRHAKKLPEKTQHFYKELNRIRRAALSLGFVELLEGLAHIFEREAATLGGSASPDCGIQLKHAANELRKPSNRDLKAVIQALPTKYNQIG; the protein is encoded by the exons aTTATATACTCCTCACTGTACGAGGTGGTGGTCGATTTTACCCGGGACTACGAATCGATCCGGCAGGCGCTGCACAAGATCGAACACTACGACAAAACCAGCCTGGAAAATGTGCTGGTTGCAGTGAACAACATGTTCAAAACGCACTGGGGCAATCACAACTATTGCCAAATTATATTCATTACCGATTGCGGTGTCGGTATGGGTTCCAGTTCGCTGAAGAATACTATTATTAATTTGCAAAACTATAAGCAGCAGAGCAGCAGCAGTGGCGTCAAGGTGCCAGTATCGGACAACCACTGGGTTGGCTTCTCCTACCCGAGCAAGCTGACCTTTATGGGGCTGGGAAACGTGAACGATACGGCGTTTAAGTTTG gAACAAAATTATACCAACAGCTGTTGGATATCAGTGGCCAGAATGGGCAAATTTACGTTCCCAAACTGAAAACCCTCTCGATTGATGACCCAATCGGAGACGACGGGGACGAAAGCAACCGACAGCTGAGTCGAAAATCTATCCAGGAATTGTTCGAGCGAACTTGCGAACAGAACTACAAGCAGTTCGAAGCGACCCTTCGCTGTGGAGGCTACTTTCGGCTGGAAGGAGCCATCACAATTTGGCCAGCACCTTTA CCCTACACTTCGAAGGACATTTTCGGAGCGGAAACCACGACATTAATCTCACGTAGGTTGGAAATCTGCGGCTACATAAGTCTGTCCGACATCGGTTCACCGATGTCGGTTAGCCGTCATCTAATTCTACCGCGAGGTGATGGCGACAAACGTATCTCGTCGAAGGATAGCAATCTTACGGCAGAGGAAAAGTTGGAAAACGACATAAAAGCCTTTTATGCCAAGCCTGATGGTAGTGGTGGAGGCGGCGGTGGGGGAGATAATGACGACGACAGTGGTCCGGGTGGCGATGCCACCCGCGAATCCGTCTGTGTGCTGCTGCATGGTGCACTGAAGGTGGAAAATATGGCGGCGTTGGTTCTGCTGAACGACAACTGGTACGGATTCATCTATTCGTACGCTGACAGTAAGAAGAAGTCCAATCTGATGTTGAACGTCCTTCCACCGGGGAACGATGTCATACCGTGGTTGGGTGATTTTCGGTTTCTCGGTAATCTGGACGATGCATTCCCGGGTGAAAGCCCTAGTTTCCCAATCAAAGCCGAGAAGCGAAGCTACTCGCAGAACATTGTGGTTTGGATTCGTCAGGCGGGGCTCCAATCGGACATTCAAAAGGTGCTGCGGCATGCGAAGAAGTTGCCGGAGAAAACGCAGCACTTCTATAAGGAGCTTAACCGAATTCGCCGGGCCGCTTTGTCGCTTGGCTTTGTCGAACTGCTGGAAGGGCTGGCGCACATTTTCGAACGAGAAGCGGCTACTTTGGGGGGCAGTGCCAGTCCCGATTGCGGAATTCAACTGAAGCATGCAGCGAATGAGCTGCGGAAACCCAGCAATCGCGACCTGAAGGCGGTGATACAGGCACTGCCGACCAAGTATAATCAGATTGGTTGA